In one window of Saprospiraceae bacterium DNA:
- a CDS encoding CPBP family intramembrane metalloprotease, which produces MNINVESKKDIGIVKKIIIYTSIAYGISWIIAFGIYLLFKKGDLTNYQLNLYHSFAAIGPTIAAWIATYSFYGKTGVKKLVEKIGLQVLDKKTILFVVLPLAFFGLGLLIYPLIKSTGYSFGNFANLNWNTENEIIVWLLPLLTYSIFEEIGWRGFLLPHLQEKYTAWKATILLTVIWALWHIPFFFYRFDFSLGISIGFFFGIFVGAIILTSIYNSSKGMMLPVMIFHFLNNLCSEFDKELIVAVLSTGFVFLAIYICKKLGTENLRAT; this is translated from the coding sequence ATGAATATAAATGTTGAATCGAAAAAAGATATTGGTATAGTTAAGAAAATAATTATCTATACAAGTATTGCCTATGGCATAAGCTGGATTATTGCATTTGGCATATACTTACTATTTAAAAAGGGGGACTTAACCAATTATCAACTTAATCTCTATCATTCCTTTGCAGCTATTGGGCCCACAATTGCAGCTTGGATAGCCACATATTCATTTTATGGGAAAACGGGAGTCAAAAAATTAGTAGAAAAAATAGGATTACAAGTGTTAGACAAAAAAACGATTTTATTCGTTGTTTTGCCTCTTGCGTTTTTTGGACTTGGACTTCTAATTTATCCACTTATAAAATCTACAGGATATAGCTTTGGGAACTTTGCCAATCTGAATTGGAATACTGAAAATGAAATTATAGTATGGTTACTACCCCTGTTGACCTATTCAATTTTCGAAGAAATTGGATGGAGAGGATTTTTACTTCCCCATTTGCAGGAAAAATATACAGCATGGAAGGCAACTATTCTCTTGACAGTTATTTGGGCTTTGTGGCACATTCCGTTTTTCTTTTACAGGTTTGATTTTTCTTTGGGAATTTCAATAGGTTTCTTCTTTGGAATTTTTGTTGGAGCAATAATCCTGACTTCCATTTATAATTCGAGCAAAGGGATGATGTTACCCGTAATGATATTTCACTTTTTAAATAATTTATGTTCCGAATTTGACAAAGAATTAATTGTTGCCGTATTAAGCACAGGATTTGTTTTCTTAGCAATTTACATTTGTAAGAAATTAGGAACAGAAAATCTGAGAGCGACATGA
- a CDS encoding T9SS type A sorting domain-containing protein — protein sequence MKTLLLFLLLSTQTFAQTWAPIGAKWTYTQSTINPNYTTFKTFESISDTSINGQSCKILTVIENSGPGSSITYQEFTYSDSNKVYFYKNNDWCLIYDFNAKQNDSFVLNCTFGAVKHPVVVKVLAVDTITINGKQLKRFNYSVFDLIIGFSGFVIEGIGNIYGMFPIAHHTYGGPLRCYEDTILGHYKNQYYNWNTAWQQDCDLIITSVDKPNVAENSNVFPNPFYDHLTFQFFNNIQTRVTLYDLMGKCVSDQIFTNYATINTEHLPRSIYFYKVRSNNGTRKTGMIIKQ from the coding sequence ATGAAGACACTTTTACTTTTTCTATTATTGTCGACGCAAACGTTTGCTCAAACATGGGCTCCAATTGGTGCAAAGTGGACTTACACCCAAAGTACAATCAATCCAAATTATACAACATTCAAAACTTTTGAGTCCATTTCAGATACATCGATAAATGGCCAAAGTTGTAAGATCTTAACTGTGATCGAAAATAGCGGACCTGGTTCTTCTATCACCTACCAAGAATTCACCTATTCAGACAGCAATAAAGTCTATTTTTATAAAAACAATGACTGGTGCCTAATATATGACTTTAACGCCAAGCAAAATGATTCATTCGTTTTGAATTGTACTTTCGGTGCAGTCAAACATCCTGTTGTGGTGAAAGTATTAGCAGTGGACACAATTACTATTAATGGAAAGCAGTTAAAACGATTTAATTATTCTGTTTTTGATCTGATTATAGGATTTTCTGGATTTGTAATCGAAGGAATCGGAAATATATATGGAATGTTTCCAATTGCTCATCACACCTATGGTGGGCCTTTGAGATGTTATGAAGATACAATTCTAGGACATTACAAAAACCAGTATTACAATTGGAATACAGCCTGGCAACAGGACTGCGATTTAATTATTACAAGTGTTGACAAGCCGAATGTTGCTGAAAATTCGAACGTGTTTCCGAATCCTTTTTACGATCATCTTACATTCCAATTCTTTAACAACATACAAACAAGGGTTACTCTTTATGATTTAATGGGAAAGTGTGTTTCAGATCAAATATTTACAAACTACGCCACAATAAATACGGAACATTTGCCACGTAGTATCTATTTTTATAAAGTAAGGAGCAATAATGGAACACGAAAAACTGGAATGATTATCAAACAGTGA
- a CDS encoding beta-lactamase family protein, producing the protein MHHDPYNANPQKVQPRRIVKTVSGQLSTTHKDRKYIKLKQIFFILHLFISASICNGQTIGNKIDSIVHKYDNLGGYNGIIIVGFGADSLLTFEYGYKDPTTKKDRISLNDRFDLASVAKQFTGLAILQLIEKGVIHQEDSIGKYFPKLKPALQKVTIKQLANHTNGIHDFYSLTTRHDTVNKQEAITMLSKLDTTVFAPGSRWGYSNSGYLLLSEIVEQVTKMSFQDYCHKNVLVPLGMTQACYLPECSMKLYGYDDSLNPVIFNAFSSGEAGMYVSGKDLIAYYQTVCRNPEHWAKYFVQSHEFSEASNTENWNYGFGWFFTEDRLGKFRAHSGRNWGAHTYIRWYDDTNIFLCLLSNKKTDNFLKS; encoded by the coding sequence ATGCACCACGACCCGTACAATGCCAACCCGCAAAAGGTTCAGCCACGGCGCATCGTCAAAACCGTTAGCGGTCAGCTTAGTACGACCCACAAAGACAGAAAATACATCAAGCTGAAACAGATATTTTTCATACTACATCTATTTATTTCTGCCAGCATTTGCAACGGCCAGACAATAGGCAATAAGATCGACAGCATCGTTCATAAGTACGACAATTTGGGCGGGTACAATGGAATAATTATCGTAGGTTTTGGAGCAGACAGCCTATTAACGTTTGAGTATGGCTACAAAGACCCGACAACAAAAAAAGATAGAATTTCATTGAACGACAGGTTTGACCTTGCTTCGGTAGCTAAACAGTTTACAGGTCTTGCCATATTACAGTTGATTGAAAAAGGAGTAATTCATCAGGAAGATTCCATAGGAAAATATTTTCCCAAGCTAAAACCTGCGTTGCAAAAGGTAACCATAAAACAATTGGCAAATCATACCAATGGCATCCACGACTTTTATTCTTTGACAACGAGACACGATACGGTAAACAAGCAGGAAGCAATAACAATGTTGTCCAAACTCGATACCACAGTATTTGCACCCGGAAGCAGATGGGGATATAGTAATTCGGGATATCTGTTGCTTTCAGAAATCGTAGAGCAGGTTACAAAGATGTCTTTTCAAGATTATTGCCATAAAAATGTTCTTGTTCCATTGGGTATGACACAAGCGTGTTATCTTCCTGAGTGTAGTATGAAATTATATGGATACGATGATTCTTTAAACCCGGTCATTTTTAATGCCTTTAGCTCAGGTGAAGCGGGAATGTATGTTTCAGGAAAAGATTTAATTGCCTATTACCAAACCGTTTGCAGAAATCCAGAACATTGGGCAAAGTATTTTGTACAGTCCCACGAATTTTCTGAAGCCAGCAATACCGAAAACTGGAATTATGGTTTCGGATGGTTTTTTACGGAAGATCGTCTCGGAAAATTCAGGGCACATTCAGGACGAAATTGGGGTGCTCATACGTATATCAGGTGGTATGATGATACCAATATCTTTTTGTGTTTGCTTTCTAATAAAAAGACCGATAATTTTTTAAAGAGTTAA
- a CDS encoding DinB family protein, whose protein sequence is MIFELNKAIEILTQTPKTVESMLSGLSEEWVFVTEGDNTWSAYDIVGHLIHGEKTDWIPRMEIILSTSNERVFEPFDRFAQFQNSKDQNIQQLLSEFSVLRAKNIDRLMQTRITFTDLEKTAIHPAFGTVTLSQLLSTWVVHDLNHIAQISRVLAKQYKNEVGPWTEYLKILRID, encoded by the coding sequence ATGATATTTGAACTGAATAAAGCAATAGAAATTTTAACTCAAACGCCGAAAACGGTTGAGAGCATGCTTTCAGGATTGTCAGAGGAGTGGGTATTTGTAACAGAAGGAGATAACACATGGAGTGCCTATGACATAGTTGGACATTTAATTCATGGAGAAAAAACGGATTGGATACCAAGAATGGAAATAATACTTAGTACTTCAAACGAAAGAGTATTTGAGCCGTTTGACAGATTTGCACAGTTTCAGAATAGTAAAGACCAAAATATTCAGCAGTTGCTTTCAGAATTCTCAGTGCTTAGAGCTAAAAATATCGATAGATTGATGCAAACCAGAATAACGTTCACGGACCTGGAAAAAACAGCAATTCATCCTGCATTTGGAACGGTAACGCTATCGCAATTACTATCGACTTGGGTAGTTCACGACCTGAACCACATTGCCCAAATTTCAAGGGTATTAGCAAAGCAATACAAAAATGAAGTTGGCCCTTGGACAGAATACCTGAAAATATTGAGAATTGACTAA
- a CDS encoding helix-turn-helix transcriptional regulator, producing MISTKLPDIETFTTEPPELEDNIVILANSKTKYYYPEHKTPYLFIANFLNTGRYVANKRKIEVSDKRFYFLNHNDNLEIDFSESKPIQTLFILFKPQFINDCFSYLLQSNEQLLSVPQITNTEITVPTVPFALDMAIMSKISLLTKAEQSKDNINNHLTELAIDIAVQICCTQTKMNNIQAVKRTTREEIYSRIFQSIEIMNDSIYEKKTLDKIAELVCMNKFHFLSHFKSITGTTPHQYYTQIKLQKAFELLHSKDYSVSEVCFALDFESVGSFSNLFKRKFHIVPSQIPNFR from the coding sequence ATGATTTCAACAAAATTACCAGACATAGAGACATTTACAACCGAACCTCCGGAACTGGAGGACAACATAGTAATATTGGCGAACTCAAAGACGAAATATTATTACCCTGAACATAAGACACCCTATTTATTCATAGCCAATTTTCTAAATACAGGTCGCTATGTTGCCAATAAAAGAAAAATAGAAGTTTCAGACAAGCGTTTCTATTTTCTGAACCACAACGATAATTTGGAAATAGATTTTAGTGAAAGCAAGCCCATTCAAACGCTGTTCATATTGTTTAAGCCTCAATTTATCAATGACTGTTTTAGCTATTTATTACAATCAAACGAGCAGCTTTTAAGCGTTCCTCAAATAACCAATACTGAGATTACCGTTCCAACTGTGCCTTTCGCTCTTGATATGGCTATAATGAGCAAAATATCTTTGCTTACTAAAGCAGAACAATCAAAAGACAACATAAATAATCACCTTACAGAATTGGCTATAGACATTGCGGTTCAAATTTGCTGTACACAAACAAAAATGAATAATATTCAAGCTGTCAAACGAACAACCAGAGAAGAAATTTACAGTCGTATTTTTCAATCCATTGAAATAATGAACGATTCAATTTATGAAAAGAAAACATTAGATAAAATAGCTGAATTAGTTTGTATGAACAAGTTTCATTTTCTCAGCCATTTCAAAAGTATCACTGGAACTACTCCACATCAATATTATACTCAAATAAAACTTCAAAAAGCATTTGAACTTCTTCATAGTAAAGACTATTCTGTAAGTGAGGTCTGCTTTGCCCTCGACTTTGAAAGCGTAGGTTCGTTTAGTAATTTATTTAAACGGAAATTTCATATTGTCCCATCGCAAATTCCCAATTTTCGATAA
- a CDS encoding restriction endonuclease subunit S, whose protein sequence is MKFEKLGNIATIKTGKYDVNHSTPDGEYVFYTCAYGQFKSPTYSFEGPAIILPGNGANVGEVFFYDGKFEAYQRTYVVQNFKADPNYIYAYFKAEWKKSLHNKQFGSATNYIRLNNLTDFSIPLPSLPDQLHIANILSNAENLIAQRKESIRLLDDFLKSTFLEMFGDASTNKNKFQKGTIRDVVSEVKYGTSSPAEEEGLYPYLRMNNITPDGYMDYSKLKYINIVDQKEKEKYVVRKGDLLFNRTNSKELVGKTGVFNEDSEMIIAGYLIRIRTNEKANPWFLWGYLNSIHGKQTLLGMCKSIVGMANINAQELQGIKILIPPIELQTQFAQIVEKTEALKTQYQQSLQELENLYGSLSKKAFRGELSINKNQKAVQV, encoded by the coding sequence ATGAAGTTTGAAAAACTTGGAAATATTGCAACTATTAAAACAGGGAAGTATGATGTAAATCATTCAACCCCTGATGGCGAGTATGTGTTTTATACTTGTGCATACGGACAATTTAAGTCGCCAACCTATTCATTTGAAGGTCCTGCAATTATATTACCCGGAAATGGTGCAAACGTTGGTGAAGTTTTTTTCTATGATGGAAAATTTGAAGCGTATCAACGAACCTATGTAGTTCAAAATTTCAAAGCTGACCCGAATTACATTTATGCTTATTTCAAAGCTGAATGGAAAAAGAGTTTACACAATAAGCAATTTGGTTCTGCGACTAATTACATAAGATTAAATAACCTGACGGATTTCTCTATTCCTCTTCCTTCACTTCCCGACCAACTCCACATAGCCAACATCCTCAGCAATGCCGAAAACCTGATAGCCCAACGCAAAGAAAGCATCCGCCTGCTGGATGATTTTTTGAAAAGCACGTTTTTGGAGATGTTTGGGGATGCATCAACAAATAAGAATAAATTCCAGAAAGGCACAATAAGAGATGTTGTTTCAGAAGTAAAATATGGAACAAGTAGTCCAGCCGAAGAAGAAGGTTTATATCCATACCTTAGGATGAATAATATAACTCCAGATGGTTACATGGATTATTCAAAGTTGAAATACATCAATATTGTTGACCAGAAAGAAAAAGAAAAATATGTAGTGAGAAAAGGTGATTTACTCTTCAATCGAACAAATTCAAAAGAACTAGTTGGGAAAACGGGAGTATTCAATGAAGATTCAGAAATGATAATTGCTGGATATTTAATTAGAATAAGAACAAATGAAAAAGCCAATCCTTGGTTTTTATGGGGCTATTTAAATTCTATACATGGTAAACAAACACTGTTGGGAATGTGTAAAAGCATTGTTGGCATGGCAAACATTAATGCACAAGAATTACAAGGAATTAAGATCTTAATTCCCCCCATCGAACTCCAAACCCAATTTGCCCAAATCGTAGAAAAAACAGAAGCCCTCAAAACCCAATACCAACAAAGTTTGCAAGAGTTGGAGAATTTGTATGGCAGTTTGAGCAAAAAAGCGTTTAGGGGGGAGTTGAGTATTAATAAAAATCAAAAAGCAGTTCAGGTTTGA
- a CDS encoding N-6 DNA methylase has protein sequence MLQNNSELKSLIDKLWNNFWSGGISNPLTAIEQITYLIFMKRLDELESKRERDAEFTGEKYSSRFKGKFTIPGSEQTIDKNELRWSVFKHMPADEMLFHVQSKVFPFLKELNGETSPFTKHMANAVFIMPKASLLVEAINIIEQIFTEIERDATEGGHAFQDIQGDVYEMLLSEIATAGKNGQFRTPRHIIKLMAELVAPQLGQRIADPACGTGGFLLGAYQYILTDLVRKKDPTKLQKDEDGFERAAISAVLTQKVKTILDQSFVGYDIDTTMVRLGFMNMMMHGIDEPKIDYKDTLSKTYNEDSQFDIIMANPPFTGNIDKGDINEGLKLPTTKTELLFVERIFNMLKMGGTAAVIVPSGVIQNSGKAFEGVRKLIIDKAELKAVIAVPSGTFKPYAGVSTAILIFTKGGETNNVWFYDMQADGYTLDDKRNKIAESDLPDIVQRYKSRDAKKDNDRKQKYFMVPKKELVENNYDLNLSTYKEEVYEEVVHEKPEVIFGKLESMEAEIQKGLAELKELM, from the coding sequence ATGTTACAAAACAACTCAGAATTAAAGTCTCTGATAGACAAACTTTGGAATAACTTCTGGAGTGGTGGAATTAGCAATCCACTTACTGCTATTGAGCAAATCACGTATCTAATTTTCATGAAACGATTGGATGAATTAGAATCCAAGAGAGAACGTGATGCAGAGTTCACGGGGGAAAAGTACTCATCCAGATTCAAAGGGAAATTCACAATTCCTGGCAGTGAGCAAACCATTGATAAAAATGAATTAAGATGGAGTGTATTTAAGCATATGCCAGCTGATGAAATGCTTTTTCATGTACAATCCAAGGTTTTCCCTTTTCTTAAAGAATTAAACGGTGAAACCTCTCCGTTTACTAAGCATATGGCTAATGCAGTGTTCATTATGCCCAAGGCTAGTTTATTGGTAGAAGCTATAAATATTATAGAGCAAATTTTCACTGAAATCGAAAGAGATGCTACTGAAGGCGGGCATGCTTTTCAAGATATTCAAGGGGATGTTTATGAAATGCTCTTAAGTGAAATTGCTACGGCTGGCAAAAACGGGCAGTTCCGCACTCCAAGACATATTATCAAACTTATGGCAGAATTAGTAGCTCCTCAACTAGGACAACGCATTGCCGACCCTGCTTGTGGAACAGGTGGTTTCTTGTTGGGTGCATATCAATACATACTTACCGATTTGGTGAGAAAGAAAGACCCTACAAAATTACAGAAAGATGAAGATGGTTTTGAACGTGCTGCCATCAGTGCCGTTTTAACGCAAAAAGTAAAAACCATACTCGACCAGAGTTTTGTGGGTTATGATATTGACACAACGATGGTGCGTTTGGGTTTTATGAACATGATGATGCACGGCATTGACGAACCCAAAATTGATTACAAAGACACGTTAAGCAAAACCTACAACGAAGACAGCCAGTTCGACATTATTATGGCAAATCCGCCTTTTACAGGCAACATTGATAAAGGTGATATTAACGAAGGGCTGAAACTGCCCACCACCAAAACCGAACTGCTTTTTGTAGAACGCATTTTTAATATGCTGAAAATGGGTGGAACTGCTGCCGTAATTGTGCCCAGTGGTGTAATACAAAACAGCGGAAAAGCCTTTGAAGGTGTGAGAAAACTAATCATTGATAAAGCAGAACTTAAAGCTGTAATAGCCGTGCCAAGCGGTACATTTAAACCCTACGCAGGCGTAAGCACCGCTATTTTGATTTTTACCAAAGGCGGAGAAACCAACAATGTATGGTTTTATGATATGCAAGCTGATGGCTACACCTTAGACGACAAACGAAACAAAATTGCGGAAAGCGACTTGCCCGACATTGTGCAACGCTACAAAAGCAGAGATGCCAAGAAAGACAATGACCGAAAGCAGAAATACTTCATGGTGCCGAAAAAGGAACTAGTAGAAAACAACTACGACCTGAACCTGAGCACCTACAAAGAAGAAGTGTATGAAGAAGTAGTGCATGAGAAGCCGGAGGTGATTTTTGGGAAATTGGAAAGCATGGAAGCGGAAATTCAAAAAGGATTGGCGGAATTAAAAGAGTTGATGTAA
- a CDS encoding DEAD/DEAH box helicase family protein, with protein sequence MKNEKLTRKEIIDHRLKQAGWNVTDRTQVIEEFDIHLTVVEEPTTPYAGHQYSDYVLLGKDGKPLAVVEAKKTSVDAALGREQAKQYCYNIKQTQGVDLPFCFYTNGHDIYFWDLDNYPPKKVYGFPTRDDLERYAYIRKARKQLAGELINTKIAGRNYQIASIRAVVEAVEKRKRKFLLVMATGTGKTRTCIALVDALMRAGWAERVLFLVDRIALRDQTLEAFKEHLPNEPRWPKQGEKEIATDRRIYVSTYPTMLNVIRNEEKSLSPHFFDLIVVDESHRSIYNTYQEILDYFNTITLGLTATPTDVIDHNTFQLFECEDGVPTFAYSYDEAVNHIPPFLSNFQVMKIKTKFQDEGINKRTITLEDQQKLMLEGKEIEEINYEGTEIEKKVINRGTNALIVREFMEESIKDANGVLPGKTIFFCISKAHARRVEEFFDSLYPEYKGELAKVLVSEDPRVYGKGGLLDQFVHNDMPRIAISVDMLDTGIDVRELVNLVFAKPVYSYTKFWQMIGRGTRLLEPEKIKPWCTQKDNFLILDCWDNFEYFKLNPRGKELKGQIPLPVRLFGVRLEKIEEARTRSNSEIVNKEVLKIRKQVEALPKNSVVIMEAKHELQRLEDENFWNNLTSDKMEFLEAVVKPLLRTVSDVDFKAMRFEKDIVEVSLAHLAGETEKFETLKESIIEEIGELPLSINIVAREQELIRQAQSNHFWSTINEEKFEELIQKLSPLMKFREAVIPLAPAKFNFKDIVAEKEFIEFGPQHEALSVAKYRELVEKKINELVSSSPILQKLKQGQEITTDEAEQLAEELHNEHPHITIDLLRKVYNHRKAALVQFIKHILGIEQLETFAETVTKAFDDFIAKHSYLTSRQLQFLDLLKNFVLEKGDVSKRNLIESPFTMLHPEGIRGIFNQREIDEILILTEKVLAA encoded by the coding sequence GTGAAAAACGAAAAACTGACAAGGAAAGAAATCATTGACCACCGCTTAAAACAAGCGGGCTGGAATGTGACTGACCGAACTCAGGTAATTGAGGAATTTGATATTCACTTGACAGTTGTTGAAGAACCAACAACACCATACGCAGGACACCAATACAGCGACTATGTTTTATTGGGCAAGGACGGCAAACCGCTTGCAGTTGTTGAAGCAAAAAAAACTTCTGTGGACGCTGCACTTGGACGGGAACAAGCCAAACAATATTGCTACAATATCAAACAAACACAAGGCGTTGACTTGCCTTTTTGCTTTTATACCAACGGACACGACATCTACTTTTGGGACCTAGACAACTATCCACCAAAAAAAGTCTATGGGTTTCCGACCCGTGACGACCTTGAACGCTATGCATACATACGCAAAGCAAGAAAGCAATTAGCAGGTGAACTTATCAATACTAAAATTGCAGGACGGAATTATCAGATTGCATCAATCCGTGCGGTGGTGGAAGCCGTTGAGAAACGGAAACGCAAATTCTTGTTGGTAATGGCGACAGGAACAGGCAAGACAAGAACTTGTATTGCTTTGGTTGACGCACTAATGAGAGCAGGTTGGGCAGAAAGAGTTTTGTTCTTGGTTGACAGAATTGCACTTCGTGACCAAACACTAGAAGCATTCAAAGAGCATTTGCCCAACGAACCACGATGGCCAAAGCAAGGCGAAAAAGAAATTGCTACCGACAGACGAATTTATGTTTCAACGTATCCGACCATGTTGAACGTGATTCGCAATGAAGAAAAAAGTTTAAGTCCGCATTTCTTTGACTTGATTGTGGTGGACGAAAGCCATCGAAGTATCTACAACACCTATCAGGAAATTCTTGATTACTTTAATACCATTACACTTGGCTTGACAGCCACGCCAACGGATGTAATTGACCACAACACGTTTCAGTTGTTTGAATGTGAAGATGGCGTTCCAACCTTTGCTTATTCGTATGATGAAGCAGTAAACCACATTCCGCCATTCCTGAGCAATTTTCAGGTAATGAAAATCAAAACCAAGTTTCAGGACGAAGGAATAAACAAACGGACAATTACTTTGGAAGACCAACAAAAACTGATGTTGGAAGGAAAGGAAATTGAAGAAATCAATTACGAAGGAACTGAGATTGAAAAAAAGGTAATCAACAGAGGAACGAATGCTTTGATTGTCCGAGAATTCATGGAAGAAAGCATCAAAGATGCCAACGGAGTATTGCCAGGAAAAACGATTTTCTTTTGTATTAGCAAAGCCCATGCAAGACGAGTAGAAGAATTTTTTGATTCCCTTTATCCCGAATACAAAGGCGAATTAGCCAAAGTTTTGGTAAGTGAAGACCCAAGAGTTTACGGAAAAGGTGGTTTACTTGACCAGTTTGTTCACAATGATATGCCACGCATTGCCATTAGTGTTGACATGCTCGACACGGGCATTGATGTTCGTGAATTGGTGAATTTAGTTTTTGCAAAACCCGTTTACAGCTACACCAAGTTTTGGCAAATGATAGGCAGAGGAACTCGTTTACTCGAACCTGAAAAAATAAAACCTTGGTGCACTCAAAAAGACAACTTCCTAATTCTTGATTGTTGGGACAATTTTGAGTATTTCAAACTCAATCCTAGAGGAAAAGAACTGAAAGGACAGATTCCTTTACCTGTTCGCTTGTTTGGTGTGCGATTGGAAAAGATTGAAGAAGCCAGAACACGGAGCAATTCAGAAATTGTAAATAAGGAAGTTCTGAAAATCAGAAAACAAGTTGAAGCACTTCCGAAAAATTCAGTTGTAATCATGGAAGCTAAACATGAATTGCAACGCTTGGAAGATGAAAACTTTTGGAACAATCTAACTTCTGACAAAATGGAATTTTTAGAAGCAGTGGTAAAACCCTTGCTTCGTACGGTTTCGGATGTGGATTTCAAAGCCATGCGATTTGAAAAAGACATTGTTGAAGTTTCGTTGGCTCATTTGGCGGGTGAAACCGAAAAGTTTGAAACATTGAAAGAAAGCATCATTGAAGAGATTGGCGAACTTCCTTTGAGCATCAACATCGTGGCAAGAGAACAAGAATTGATTCGACAAGCACAAAGCAATCATTTTTGGTCAACCATAAATGAAGAAAAGTTTGAAGAACTGATTCAGAAACTTTCACCATTGATGAAATTTCGTGAAGCGGTTATTCCTTTAGCTCCTGCAAAATTCAACTTTAAAGATATTGTAGCCGAAAAAGAATTTATTGAGTTTGGTCCGCAACACGAAGCGTTGAGTGTAGCCAAATACCGTGAACTGGTAGAAAAGAAAATCAATGAACTGGTTTCAAGCAGTCCTATTTTACAAAAACTAAAACAAGGTCAGGAAATCACAACAGATGAAGCTGAACAATTAGCAGAAGAATTACACAACGAGCATCCGCATATTACCATTGATTTGCTTCGCAAGGTTTATAACCACCGCAAAGCGGCATTGGTGCAATTCATCAAACACATTTTAGGAATTGAACAATTAGAAACTTTTGCCGAAACTGTTACCAAAGCATTTGATGACTTTATTGCCAAACATAGTTACCTCACCAGCCGCCAACTGCAATTTTTGGACTTGCTCAAAAACTTTGTATTAGAAAAAGGTGATGTGAGCAAACGAAACCTGATTGAATCTCCTTTTACCATGCTTCATCCCGAAGGGATAAGAGGAATTTTCAACCAAAGAGAGATTGACGAAATTTTAATTTTAACCGAAAAAGTATTAGCCGCATAA
- a CDS encoding type II toxin-antitoxin system HicB family antitoxin, protein MDRKIELTAVIEKEDNMYISFCPELDIASQGDTPDEAKSNLVEALELFYETASETEISRRLHNELQISRVTVTI, encoded by the coding sequence ATGGACAGAAAAATAGAATTAACAGCAGTAATAGAAAAGGAAGATAATATGTACATTTCTTTCTGCCCGGAATTAGATATTGCTAGTCAAGGTGATACTCCGGATGAGGCCAAATCAAATCTGGTTGAAGCTCTTGAATTATTTTATGAGACAGCCTCCGAAACTGAAATATCTAGAAGATTACACAACGAGTTGCAAATTTCAAGAGTTACAGTTACCATCTAA
- a CDS encoding DUF4276 family protein has product MRPRLGFIVEGHCEYDSIPSIVSKIEGHFNYPMVNAQSIGNIIKHTDKLLLDIVKTYSPEKIIISLDYRDALRQGIVDNCIKLKEIVTTNAKDFIESQVNGTLTLPNEIVVVIADKTYDSWICADYENLKTNELFDASKITEEYTNVDEEIESPCTWLQSKLKQKVDLKSRAYRKKVVKTLRPDVAVQKSRSFRKFHKEVCNLNAA; this is encoded by the coding sequence ATGAGACCAAGACTCGGATTTATTGTAGAAGGGCATTGTGAATACGACTCCATCCCGTCAATCGTTTCGAAAATTGAAGGTCATTTTAACTACCCTATGGTTAATGCACAAAGCATTGGTAATATCATAAAGCATACAGACAAGTTACTACTTGACATAGTTAAAACTTATTCACCGGAAAAGATCATTATTAGTCTAGACTATCGAGATGCTTTACGTCAAGGAATTGTCGATAATTGTATTAAATTAAAAGAAATTGTGACAACTAATGCCAAAGATTTTATAGAGTCGCAAGTGAATGGAACTTTGACTTTGCCAAATGAGATTGTTGTTGTTATAGCAGACAAAACGTATGATTCTTGGATTTGTGCAGACTATGAAAACTTAAAAACAAATGAGTTATTTGACGCTTCAAAAATTACCGAAGAATATACCAATGTAGATGAAGAAATTGAAAGTCCTTGTACCTGGTTACAATCAAAGCTTAAACAAAAAGTTGACCTCAAATCACGAGCATATAGAAAAAAGGTTGTAAAGACACTAAGACCTGATGTTGCAGTTCAAAAATCAAGATCATTCAGAAAATTTCATAAAGAAGTTTGCAATCTTAACGCCGCCTAA